A window of Geobacter sp. contains these coding sequences:
- a CDS encoding serine/threonine protein phosphatase — MSTRSFVIGDVHGCAHTLHHLLFKVLQVRRPDRVYLLGDLIDRGPRSKEVLDTLMRLRSAGYFIRSVRGNHEEMLLNACRDRDSFRLWMLNGGAQTLASFNVEDACEIPFLYRNFIADLPYYLEHDRFVLVHAGINWNAADPYADHEAMLWSRGQPAYDKRTDRRRVICGHTSLPLAEIRDSLDTDCITLDGGCVYSQNPAWGKLVALELGTMTLYDVSYCD; from the coding sequence ATGTCCACAAGATCGTTCGTCATCGGGGATGTACATGGCTGCGCCCATACTCTGCACCATCTCCTCTTTAAGGTCCTGCAGGTACGGCGGCCCGACAGGGTATATCTCCTCGGCGACCTGATCGATCGCGGCCCGCGCAGTAAGGAGGTACTGGACACCCTCATGCGGCTCCGTTCTGCCGGCTATTTCATCAGGTCAGTGCGGGGCAACCACGAGGAGATGTTGCTTAATGCCTGCCGGGACCGGGATTCATTCCGGCTCTGGATGCTGAACGGCGGGGCGCAGACGCTTGCAAGCTTCAATGTGGAGGATGCCTGCGAGATCCCGTTCCTCTACCGAAACTTCATTGCCGACCTCCCCTACTACCTGGAGCATGACCGGTTCGTCCTGGTCCACGCCGGAATCAACTGGAACGCAGCAGATCCCTATGCCGACCACGAAGCAATGCTCTGGAGCCGAGGTCAGCCGGCATATGACAAGCGAACCGACAGGAGACGGGTTATCTGCGGCCATACGTCATTACCCCTTGCCGAAATCAGGGACAGCCTCGACACTGATTGCATCACCCTGGACGGCGGCTGCGTCTACTCACAGAACCCCGCCTGGGGAAAACTTGTCGCCCTCGAACTCGGGACAATGACCCTGTACGATGTTTCCTACTGCGATTGA
- a CDS encoding metallophosphoesterase yields the protein MLRFLISFFSLYGLMHLYLYLRVRPLLAPGMRRILVGLLFTAMVLAPLLVRRLDRLDLEALAIGIAWCGYCWMGFAFLLVVILGCIDLLRLLAWISACCGFVVPSLPVFSDRNRALGAVLLAACCTLYGGYEATHIRSEHLTLYSAKLPAGSTGIRIVQLSDVHLGLMVGEKRLRSMLAVVAAARPDILVATGDIVDGQVQRLNGLSQQFLAITPRYGSFAVIGNHEYYAGLPQSLDFLRRCGFRTLRRETVNVAGMLTIAGVDDPAGARWAESARSDEQGFLAADPDRPYTILLKHRPVVAPESRGRFDLQLSGHVHKGQIFPFNALTYLFFPVRAGLNRLSDGSSLYVSRGTGTWGPPIRFLAPPEVTIIDLLPAPDLNPPADVM from the coding sequence ATGCTCCGCTTTCTCATTTCATTTTTCTCGCTCTACGGCCTGATGCATCTCTACCTCTATCTGCGGGTGCGGCCCCTGCTTGCTCCGGGAATGCGGCGGATTCTGGTGGGCTTGCTGTTTACCGCGATGGTGCTGGCGCCGCTACTCGTCCGGAGGCTGGATCGACTGGACCTGGAGGCATTGGCCATTGGCATTGCCTGGTGCGGCTATTGCTGGATGGGATTTGCCTTTCTCCTGGTTGTCATCCTGGGGTGCATCGACCTCCTGCGGCTCTTGGCCTGGATCTCTGCTTGTTGCGGGTTCGTGGTGCCTTCCCTGCCGGTGTTCTCGGATCGCAACAGGGCCTTGGGAGCGGTGCTGCTTGCTGCTTGCTGTACCCTGTACGGTGGCTACGAGGCGACACATATCCGCTCTGAGCATCTCACGCTCTATAGTGCGAAGCTGCCGGCCGGCAGCACAGGGATCAGGATTGTCCAGCTGTCTGATGTCCATCTCGGCCTGATGGTCGGTGAAAAGCGGCTGCGCAGCATGCTGGCGGTAGTTGCAGCGGCCCGTCCCGATATCCTGGTGGCAACCGGAGATATTGTGGATGGGCAGGTACAGAGACTGAACGGCCTGTCGCAGCAGTTTCTGGCGATTACACCTCGATACGGCAGTTTTGCGGTGATCGGTAACCACGAATACTATGCCGGCCTGCCCCAGTCCCTGGATTTCCTCCGTCGGTGCGGATTCAGGACCTTGCGTAGGGAGACGGTGAACGTGGCAGGCATGCTCACCATCGCCGGGGTGGATGATCCGGCAGGAGCCCGTTGGGCTGAGTCTGCACGGAGCGACGAGCAGGGCTTCCTTGCTGCCGACCCGGACAGACCGTATACCATCCTGCTCAAGCATCGCCCTGTCGTGGCACCGGAAAGTCGTGGCCGATTTGATCTGCAGCTGTCCGGTCATGTGCACAAGGGGCAGATATTTCCCTTCAATGCCCTCACCTATCTCTTCTTCCCGGTGCGCGCCGGGCTGAACCGGCTCTCTGACGGCTCGTCACTTTACGTCAGTCGCGGGACCGGAACCTGGGGGCCGCCGATCCGTTTTCTCGCGCCTCCCGAGGTAACGATTATCGATCTCCTCCCTGCACCCGATCTGAATCCTCCCGCTGATGTCATGTAA
- the bioF gene encoding 8-amino-7-oxononanoate synthase: MLEQLETWSETRDELVLEEIRQELDELKRVGLYRSMRQVQGAQGCRVVLDGKEVVLFCSNNYLGLADHSLLKEAAIRAVERFGTGSGAARLVSGTMELHGELERRIAAFKGTEAALVFNAGYAANVGIIGALVGKGDVIFSDRLNHASIVDGAILSRARLVRYPHNDLAALRRLLQNTDCQGRRLIVTDGVFSMDGDLAPLAGIVALKEEFGCLLMVDDAHGCGVLGEHGRGSAEWCGVADGVDIQMGTLGKALGSFGAYAAAKREIIEYLVNRARSFIFSTSLPPAVLAASIAALEIIESAEGALLRTRLGQNSDLLRSTLQGAGFDTMGSVTQIVPVRVGGAEETMAFSRMLLEEGFFVQGIRPPTVPAGSCRLRCTLMATHSADEISRACTAIVRVGRTLGII, encoded by the coding sequence ATGTTAGAACAACTCGAAACCTGGAGCGAAACGAGGGATGAGCTTGTGCTAGAGGAAATACGACAGGAACTGGATGAACTGAAGCGGGTGGGGCTCTACCGCTCCATGCGGCAGGTGCAGGGAGCGCAGGGGTGCCGGGTGGTTCTGGATGGCAAAGAGGTGGTCCTGTTCTGTTCCAACAACTACCTGGGGCTGGCCGACCATTCACTGCTCAAGGAAGCGGCCATCAGGGCGGTGGAGCGCTTCGGGACCGGCAGTGGGGCAGCCCGGCTCGTATCCGGCACCATGGAGCTGCACGGAGAACTCGAACGACGCATTGCCGCATTCAAGGGGACGGAGGCGGCACTGGTCTTCAACGCGGGGTATGCGGCCAATGTCGGGATCATTGGCGCCCTGGTCGGCAAGGGTGATGTCATCTTTTCCGATCGGCTCAACCATGCAAGTATCGTCGATGGCGCCATCCTCTCCAGGGCCAGGCTGGTGCGCTACCCCCACAACGATCTTGCTGCCCTGCGCCGCCTGCTGCAGAACACCGACTGCCAGGGGCGCCGTCTCATCGTGACCGACGGCGTCTTCAGCATGGACGGGGATCTGGCACCACTGGCCGGGATCGTGGCGCTGAAAGAGGAGTTCGGCTGCCTGCTCATGGTGGACGATGCCCATGGTTGCGGTGTCCTGGGGGAGCATGGCCGGGGAAGCGCCGAATGGTGCGGTGTCGCAGACGGCGTGGATATCCAGATGGGCACGCTGGGCAAGGCCCTGGGGAGTTTCGGTGCCTATGCCGCGGCAAAGCGGGAGATCATCGAGTATCTGGTCAACCGGGCGAGGAGCTTCATATTCTCCACATCGCTCCCCCCGGCTGTCCTGGCCGCATCCATTGCGGCCCTGGAGATCATCGAATCGGCAGAAGGCGCCCTACTGCGCACACGGCTCGGGCAGAACAGCGACCTGTTGCGCAGCACCCTGCAGGGCGCCGGCTTCGATACCATGGGGAGTGTGACCCAGATCGTGCCGGTGCGCGTCGGCGGCGCAGAGGAGACCATGGCGTTTTCCCGCATGCTCCTGGAGGAAGGGTTTTTCGTCCAGGGGATCCGCCCACCCACGGTGCCTGCTGGCAGCTGCCGGCTCCGCTGCACCCTCATGGCGACCCACAGCGCTGACGAGATCAGCCGTGCCTGTACAGCCATTGTCAGGGTCGGCAGGACGCTCGGGATCATCTGA
- a CDS encoding alpha/beta fold hydrolase, which produces MPFIETVDSARIFYEDQGGGPPLVFIHGWSMSGRAWRFQAEPFAAAGYRVIVPDLRGHGQSTAPGGQVTLQGCGDDLATLFSELGLSGVVLIGWSLGALVSLAAFPRLRSSLEGMALVGGTPRFTATEGYPHGVAPTEPKGMGIRLRRDFQKTMGEFFRGMFASGELSRQQENRIAREIVMRGRQPDPDVALSTLAILASADLRAGLGAIDLPVMLLHGSLDTVCPVAAARYMAEQIPGAGLELMDGCGHAPFMSHPEEFNRRLGGFLERVHGRH; this is translated from the coding sequence ATGCCATTCATCGAAACCGTTGACAGCGCGAGGATTTTCTACGAGGATCAGGGGGGCGGGCCGCCTCTGGTCTTTATCCATGGCTGGAGCATGTCAGGGCGTGCCTGGCGGTTTCAGGCCGAACCATTCGCCGCTGCCGGCTATCGGGTCATTGTTCCCGACCTGCGCGGACATGGGCAGTCGACAGCGCCAGGGGGGCAGGTGACGCTGCAGGGCTGCGGAGATGACCTTGCGACACTGTTCTCGGAGCTGGGTCTGTCCGGGGTGGTGCTGATCGGCTGGTCGCTGGGGGCGCTCGTGTCACTTGCCGCTTTTCCCCGGCTTCGCTCAAGCCTCGAAGGGATGGCCCTTGTTGGTGGTACTCCTCGCTTCACCGCTACTGAAGGGTATCCGCACGGGGTGGCTCCCACAGAGCCCAAGGGGATGGGGATACGTCTCAGGAGGGATTTCCAGAAAACCATGGGGGAGTTTTTCCGGGGGATGTTCGCGAGTGGTGAGCTCTCGCGGCAGCAGGAAAACCGGATAGCGCGGGAGATTGTCATGAGGGGGCGGCAGCCCGATCCGGACGTTGCCCTGTCGACCCTTGCCATTCTTGCCTCGGCAGACCTTCGCGCCGGGCTTGGCGCCATCGACCTGCCGGTAATGCTGCTGCACGGGAGTCTCGATACGGTTTGCCCTGTTGCGGCCGCCCGCTACATGGCGGAACAGATCCCCGGTGCTGGTCTGGAACTGATGGACGGCTGCGGACATGCGCCGTTCATGTCCCATCCCGAAGAGTTCAATCGCCGCCTCGGCGGTTTCCTGGAGCGGGTGCATGGCCGGCATTGA